The sequence TAGAGTCCCTTGCCGAGTAACCACTATGGGAGAGCAATTAGGGGCTATGTCCCCTATTAATTAAAATGATGGTAATGCGCAAATAATCATATGGAGCAGTCACCCATACAAGAATCAAGAGCAAGGCAACTAATTAGAATGGTGGCATGTGCAAATAATCCTATGGAGCAGTCACCCATATAAAAAACAAAAGCAAGGCAACTAATTAGAATGGCGGCATGTGCCAATAATCATATGGAGCAGCCACCCATATAAGAAATAAGAGCAAGCTAGGCAACTAATTAGAATGATGGCATGTGCAAATAATTGTACGGGACAGTCGCCCATATAAGAAACAAGAGCAAGGTAACTAATTAAAATGATGACATGTTAATCGTATGGAACAGTTGACCAAAAAGAAGGCATTGAACATCATGTGCACCTGCTCTTGTCCTCGGAGACAGCTTCAATGAACTCAACTAGATCCGCTGCTACCTTCAACCCAGATTTTCGGTCTTTTATACCCCTCAATATGCCAGAGTACGCCTTGCATATTCCCTGTCTAAGCTGGCTACCGTAATCAACCTTATCCTCATCATAATATCTTGGGTTAGCAGCTTCTTTCAGCTCTTTCCTAACAGCCTTCAGGTACCTCTCCTCAAAAATCTTGCCGATAGCAAGATCAATCTCTCCAAAGCATGCAAAAATCCGAGGTTTAAGCTCGGGTTGTGAGAGACCTTCGTAGAGAACATCCATCATATGATCACAGCATGGCAGGATTTCATCTCCCAAGGCATGAAAGATAGTGCCAATCGCCTCTAAATAGATTGGGGAGAATAGCTTCACACTGTAATACTGCACAAATATTGGCATGAAATCCAGAAACTTTGGACCGACAGCACGAGCGAGAGCACCAATGGTGAGCGCTGCTTTATCACGTGCAGTAGAGCAGTCGCAGGTCAGGACACGGCAAAACTGAAGCAGCATAAACGGAGCAGACTCCCTAACCTTGTCCGAGTGAAGTGAATTGCCCAGTTTTTCGATTATGGCGTGCAGTACGTCACACAGCAACGCCTGAAGATCATGCTTGTTAGTCTTGTCATGTGATGAAATTGCTTTGGCATCAAGCGCGGTGTTTAATCTTCTCATGATACGAGGCATTAAAACCATAATAGCTAGTACAGCATTCAAATCCCTTATGTTGCTTACTCTCACAACCTCAATCAATGCGCCATAAGCAGACACAGATGCTGGAAGCCCGAAAGGGGTCTTCTTATCAAGTTCTGAAGCAGAAAGGAGAGCACCAATAACACCACCAAGAAAAGGTGAAAGCTCAGATGAGATTTGCTTTTTTGAATGGTCCACCTCAGATGAGATTGCCACATTATAACCTCGGGCAAGAAAATATATAGCTCCACAGACTTCCTTGGACACTTCTGGAACATCTTTACCACCCTTCGACAACGCAGCCATGATGCGAGGAAAGTCTTCATTTGTGAAAAATCTTTTATCAAGAGCTGGAGAATGCCGAAGCTCAAACACCCGCCCCAGAGTGCATGCAGCGGTGCCTCTTACCTCCATGTGTGGGTCTTCCATCCCGTCCATCAACAAACCGACCACGGGAGCGAGTTTCTCAATAGAGGGCCCTTCAAGCATAACGCCTAGTACAGAAATAGCTGTCTTGCGACTACGCCAATCTGCCATTTTGATGTTACCCTCGACAAACTGCATTGCAAGTGGGACAACTGCATCCCCGATAGTTCTAGCGACGAGGCCTAGGCATGCCACAGCACTCATGAAGATGTTCAGTTCATCAACATCTCTTTCTTGGTGTAACGACAGAGTTTGTAGCAGAAGTGGAACAAGCGAACAGAGGGGCTTCTCAGTAAAGTGACAATCCGCGCTCGCGAAAGCATGAGCAAAACGCTTTTTTCGTTCTCTGAGTTCAATCACTTTTCCACAAATAGTACTCCAGAACTCGATACATTCAAGTGCAACTGTTTCCGCACCTCCTTCCAAGCCCAAAGCTTCAGTTGTACGGCTGAGTGTGGTTTCCATGTAAGGTTCTAACTCCATAATATAATTGGATGCGATTGCAGTAAGGCAGACGAATGCTGCATGCTTGATCTCCGCTGCTTCATCGTGTTTAGCTGCATCACAGATTGCAGCCATTATACGATTTCTGCAATCATCATCATTTGCGAAGTTAGCAAACGTAAGAACATTCCGTAGAGCTTTGACCGCTGCAAGCCGGACTTGAGAACTTTTCCCTGCCTGGTGGTTCATTGCCCGGATGACGGCATCCAGAACACCATTAATTGTGTCCTTGTCGAACCTCAAGTTTTCCTCCTCAAACACATACTCCAGCGCCTCTAGAGTTGCTTGCTTTAGTGTAGGAGATGCACCCTGCTGGGCCATGTTGCGCAGTAATCTGCCAATGAGATCTTGCCATCTCTCGGAGGGTGTCTCAATATATGCAAGCCTGCCAATAACCTGTGATGAGGCATGCCTCGCCTGAGGAGCCGAAGATCCTAGTGTTATCAGCAATGACTCCTTAATCTGGGATTTGATACAGGGATCCAGGTTGTTCCATTGTTCGATGAGGAGGCTGTTATCTTCAGAATACTTTCCTTCCACAGAGTTCCTCAGGATAATGCCAGCAAGGTATCTGCACTCAGGTGGACTTGCCTCACTCGAGAGCTCTGCTGATAAGGACAGGAGGAAGTTGGGACGATTACGCTCTTGGAGCTGCATGAGTTTGCCTTCTGCTGCTAGCCTTATGTTGTTATCCGGATC comes from Triticum aestivum cultivar Chinese Spring chromosome 5B, IWGSC CS RefSeq v2.1, whole genome shotgun sequence and encodes:
- the LOC123115557 gene encoding importin subunit beta-1, whose translation is MDNITSILKDAQDPDNNIRLAAEGKLMQLQERNRPNFLLSLSAELSSEASPPECRYLAGIILRNSVEGKYSEDNSLLIEQWNNLDPCIKSQIKESLLITLGSSAPQARHASSQVIGRLAYIETPSERWQDLIGRLLRNMAQQGASPTLKQATLEALEYVFEEENLRFDKDTINGVLDAVIRAMNHQAGKSSQVRLAAVKALRNVLTFANFANDDDCRNRIMAAICDAAKHDEAAEIKHAAFVCLTAIASNYIMELEPYMETTLSRTTEALGLEGGAETVALECIEFWSTICGKVIELRERKKRFAHAFASADCHFTEKPLCSLVPLLLQTLSLHQERDVDELNIFMSAVACLGLVARTIGDAVVPLAMQFVEGNIKMADWRSRKTAISVLGVMLEGPSIEKLAPVVGLLMDGMEDPHMEVRGTAACTLGRVFELRHSPALDKRFFTNEDFPRIMAALSKGGKDVPEVSKEVCGAIYFLARGYNVAISSEVDHSKKQISSELSPFLGGVIGALLSASELDKKTPFGLPASVSAYGALIEVVRVSNIRDLNAVLAIMVLMPRIMRRLNTALDAKAISSHDKTNKHDLQALLCDVLHAIIEKLGNSLHSDKVRESAPFMLLQFCRVLTCDCSTARDKAALTIGALARAVGPKFLDFMPIFVQYYSVKLFSPIYLEAIGTIFHALGDEILPCCDHMMDVLYEGLSQPELKPRIFACFGEIDLAIGKIFEERYLKAVRKELKEAANPRYYDEDKVDYGSQLRQGICKAYSGILRGIKDRKSGLKVAADLVEFIEAVSEDKSRGTMVTYAAVDVLDQFGFTAESWKKGLVSELWR